A portion of the Apis mellifera strain DH4 linkage group LG6, Amel_HAv3.1, whole genome shotgun sequence genome contains these proteins:
- the LOC100576895 gene encoding putative fatty acyl-CoA reductase CG5065: MSLREWYADRELLLTGATSDVGRALLEKILRSFPHVKIYAIVRTRHGFTKDDRIKNIFLSPRFVRLRQEDPNALSRVKVLEGNLSYNGFGMSERDKELLENVSVVFHAGGPCDETVRFSKQLSRIQAIVVVRSIFERASDDRVAEAGREGGEDDGPVALVRVPLVGPALREPMPGFVDTLKGSTALIAGAGHVLGNSNLQAEIIPIDLAVNTLITVAWERATSKNVQGPVIYNAIPIGCTWSDLIKKSRQANRKFTYPTFGFRGMTSIVTLHWALVVLFEWLPSTLCDTILGLVGAKKRFLVEYQRVRDALRSVESISSRVWPVERNRVYLVQQRLAAEDQDIFPVSTEIDVETYALCAAAAAKKYCVDEGNISLIKIFRLLFLILIAALLFCTFFFNGYHVLAKHTEF; this comes from the exons ATGTCTCTGCGCGAATGGTACGCGGATCGCGAGCTGCTTTTAACAGGAGCGACCAGCGACGTGGGACGAGCGTTGCTCGAAAAGATCCTTCGCTCGTTCCCTCACGTGAAGATATACGCGATCGTTCGTACCCGCCACGGCTTCACCAAAGACGACAGGATCaagaatatctttctttcgcCACG ATTCGTGAGATTGAGACAAGAGGATCCGAACGCTCTTTCGCGAGTGAAAGTGTTAGAAGGTAATTTGTCGTACAACGGTTTCGGCATGAGCGAGAGGGACAAGGAGCTGTTGGAAAACGTGAGCGTGGTGTTCCACGCCGGGGGCCCGTGCGACGAGACAGTTCGATTCTCCAAACAATTGTCGCGGATCCAAGCAATCGTAGTAGTAAGGAGCATCTTTGAGCGGGCGAGCGACGACCGAGTGGCCGAggcggggagggaagggggcgAGGACGACGGACCCGTGGCACTGGTGCGGGTTCCGTTGGTCGGGCCTGCACTCCGCGAGCCCATGCCCGGATTCGTGGACACACTGAAAGGATCGACGGCTTTGATAGCGGGAGCGGGCCACGTCCTCGGCAATTCGAACCTTCAGGCGGAAATTATTCCGATCGATCTGGCGGTCAACACCTTGATCACTGTTGCTTGGGAACGAGCCACCTC GAAAAATGTACAAGGTCCAGTGATATACAACGCGATCCCGATAGGATGCACATGGAGTGACCTGATTAAGAAATCTCGGCAAGCCAACCGAAAGTTTACATATCCGACTTTCGGCTTCCGTGGTATGACATCTATAGTAACGCTACATTGGGCTTTGGTGGTGCTTTTTGAATGGTTGCCATCCACACTCTGCGACACGATTCTCGGACTGGTCGGAGCAAAGAAAAG ATTTCTCGTGGAGTATCAAAGAGTCCGTGATGCGCTTCGATCCGTCGAGTCAATTTCATCAAGAGTGTGGCCAGTAGAGAGGAATCGCGTGTATCTGGTTCAACAACGTCTCGCCGCGGAGGATCAAGATATATTTCCAGTTTCCACGGAAATCGACGTCGAGACTTACGCTCTCTGCGCTGCGGCAGCTGCCAAAAAGTATTGCGTGGACGAGGGTAATATCAGCCTCATAAAAATCTTCCGACTACTTTTTCTCATTCTTATCGCTGCCCTCCTCTTTTGCACGTTCTTCTTCAACGGATATCACGTACTCGCAAAGCACACCGAATTCTGA
- the LOC100577815 gene encoding uncharacterized protein LOC100577815, protein MRIILYAFLLHSLFRLVHALEREETTLAGVEKREEKEEEEEAEMGMEEVGMTEEVMDPKIKITDVPDVEETTEEFDPSWDKNKVIRDVAYYIRGHKFGDFDRRYYKRYEDAEKKPYEEFPKPALRSLHWEVHRYCDASFLECLRYLEGVIEQTALKRQDDTITAINEQKWVVPDNMQQIQSVQKECLNAMERDKKVMPPFEGPIERFQWRTTVSYYMCWYTMLGVPELSIFGEPCDNHANCEIQPTGDPRADDTEPYACALYSFCPDHCCPMKRIGDMTDCYQSEANPCYAGNEPGNRECELNREKNQDFLSLVGNQINISCRCGEAGYEWSARYGLCVDVNECATGEHSCSMDEGETCWNMPGSYECVCKFGYTYDEEQRACVVSPEVDLVLAGWKEEENVTEEKNIIEMIVKTLARAAANRPVIDRPILFTVIVVPRLLSFREIAIFRAFYPFLVGHRV, encoded by the exons ATGAGAATAATATTGTACGCGTTTTTGTTGCACTCGTTGTTCCGTCTTGTCCACGCGCTGGAGAGGGAGGAGACGACGTTGGCCGGAGTGgaaaagagggaggagaaggaggaggaggaggaggcggagaTGGGCATGGAGGAGGTGGGGATGACGGAAGAGGTTATGGATCCGAAAATAAAGATAACCGATGTGCCCGACGTGGAAGAGACGACCGAAGAGTTCGACCCGAGTTGGGACAAAAACAAAGTAATACGGGACGTGGCCTATTACATACGTGGCCACAAATTTGGCGATTTCGATCGTCGTTATTACAAGAGGTACGAGGACGCGGAGAAAAAACCGTACGAGGAATTCCCGAAGCCGGCTCTCAGATCTCTGCACTGGGAGGTGCACAG ATACTGCGACGCGAGTTTCCTCGAATGTCTGAGATATCTCGAAGGCGTCATCGAGCAGACCGCGCTGAAGCGGCAGGACGACACCATCACAGCTATAAATGAACAGAAATGGGTCGTGCCCGACAATATGCAGCAGATACAGTCCGTTCAAAAGGAATGTCTAAACGCGATGGAGCGTGACAAAAAAGTGATGCCGCCGTTCGAAGGTCCGATAG AACGATTTCAGTGGCGCACCACGGTGAGTTATTACATGTGCTGGTACACGATGCTCGGCGTCCCAGAGCTGAGCATTTTCGGTGAGCCGTGCGACAATCACGCGAACTGCGAGATCCAGCCAACGGGGGATCCGAGGGCCGATGACACGGAACCGTATGCCTGCGCCCTTTACAGCTTCTGCCCGGATCATTGTTGTCCCATGAAACGTATCGGGGATATGACGGATTGCTACCAGTCTGAGGCCAACCCGTGTTACGCTGGGAACGAGCCAG GTAACAGAGAGTGCGAATTGAACCGAGAGAAGAATCAAGATTTTCTGAGCTTGGTTGGGAATCAGATCAACATCAGCTGCCGTTGCGGCGAGGCCGGGTACGAGTGGTCCGCGAGGTACGGCCTTTGCGTGGACGTGAACGAGTGCGCCACCGGCGAGCACAGTTGCTCCATGGACGAAGGGGAGACGTGTTGGAATATGCCGGGCAGTTACGAGTGCGTTTGTAAATTTGGCTACACTTACGACGAGGAGCAGAGGGCGTGCGTGGTCAGCCCGGAGGTCGACCTCGTATTGGCCGgttggaaggaggaggagaacgtCACGGAGGAGAAGAACATTATCGAGATGATCGTGAAAACTCTCGCTAGAGCTGCTGCCAATCGCCCCGTGATCGATCGCCCCATCCTTTTCACCGTGATCGTCGTCCCACGCCTCCTTTCGTTCCGAGAAATAGCGATTTTTCGTGCTTTTTATCCGTTTTTAGTGGGACACCGTGTATAG